The following nucleotide sequence is from Flavobacterium sp. N1736.
ATGAATAAAAAGAGAATGTAAAAAGAAACCAGTTTCTCACACATAGTCCCGAAGCCTCGGGATGTGTTAATATAAGTGAAACGCCTTTTTTAAGCTATATAAACTATGTTTCTATGTGTTAAAAACAATTAAACCTAACGGATTAAATAGTAAATCAAATTATGAAACTCGATCAAAATTTAAAATTTAAGATCTTATTAATATTTACAGTATTTGCCAATATAGTAGTTAATGCTCAAAATGATATTAGTGCTAAAACTTTTTACAAACACGATAAATATCTTTCTTCGGATAAAATGCAAGGTCGTTTTCCCGGAACAAAAGGCAATAATGAAGCAGCGGCTTATATTGAAAAACATTTTAAAAAATACGGTTTAAAAAAGTTCAGCGATAGTTATTACCAATCTTTCAATCTTTTTGTAAAAGAAGGATTGAACAAAGTAAAATCAGACAGTGTTAAAACTCAAAATGTTGTCGGTTATATCGAAGGTTCAGATGAAAAACTAAAAAATGAATACATGGTAATTGGCGCTCATTACGATCATTGGGGCTGGGGCGGACAAAATTCCGGGAGTAAAAAGAAAGATGAATTCGCTATTCATAACGGAGCAGATGATAATGCATCCGGAGTTTCGGCTTTGCTTTGTATTTTGGAAGAATTATCGAAAGCTAAAATTAAACCAAAACGAAGTATCATATTTATTTCCTTTAGCGGAGAAGAAGAAGGATTATTAGGATCTAAATATTTTGTAACCCATTTACCTGTCGAAAAAACTGCCGTAAAAGTAATGCTCAATATGGATATGGTAGGAAGATTAAATGCCGAAAAACAAATCTACATGGGAGGCGCCGGAACTTTCCCCGAAGGAGTCGAACTAATGAAAAAACTAGGAGAAAACAGCGGACTTAATCCCGTTATTCATGCCGGAGAAGTCGGCGGTTCTGATCATGTTTCGTTTTACAAATCCGGAATATCCGTTATAGGTTTCCATACCGGAGGACATCCGCAATATCATACTCCGGAAGACGATATTGATTTGATTAACAGTGACGGAGGGGCTTTGGTTGCGAGGTATATTTATAATGCTTTGGTTGAGATTGCGGATTACCCGGAGCTGTATTTTATTAATCAGGGTTAGACAAGTTATGAAATCAAAAAAGCAACTCTTTGAGTTGCTTTTTTGATTTTTGTTTGTGTATTAGTTTTAAGTGCTGAAAGTTAGGAGATATTGTAAAGTGTTTTATAAAGAACTTTTTGCTTTCTTCTGATTAGATAGCTGTTATTCTTATTTACCTAAAATGCCCAAAAAGTAATTCTCTTTTCGTTTGAGTTAAATCTTTTACAAAAAATATTTTCAGTACACTTTTCAGTATTCATCAACCATTTTTTTTGTCCCGAATTTAAATTATTAAAGTTTTTTATATGATAAACAAAAGTATTATCATCTACTATCATCTCAATCACATTTTCATTATGAACACTGCCATTTAATTTTTGTATGTTTAATGACTTAAAACATTTAATAAGATAATCTAACTTATTTGTGTTTACAATTATTGAAGTGTCTTTAACTAAACTACCATCTTCTATTTTATAAACATTTATTGTTTTATTATTTTTATAAAAATACTGATATTCATTGGTAGAAATAAGGAAACCGCCCCCTCTTGCTTCCATATCATAGCCATATAAATTTTTTATATAACTTTCCTTATTATAAAAACTATGGCATACATCTTCATTGTTTACTTTATTACAAAAAGTAAACAAGAAACAAAATAAATAAAAAATGTACTTTTTCATAATCTTTTAATGTTGATATATTATAGTTTGCCATTTACCATCAATATAATGTGTGTTATACCCTGTATGTATTGCTCTTTGGTCTGCTGCTGAATCTCCAAAAAAAGTAATTCTTTTGTAGAAAGCATCATCCCTAGGAGAATATTGTGAATTTTGATATTTGCCATTCCAAAAACCATTGAATTCAGAACCAAATTTAACATCTCCCCATGATATTCCAAGTTGTGACATAGATTGTGCCCAAGCAAAATTTCCAGCATCAGGATTATTGTATGCTATACCATTGAAAACATGAAGTTTTTTAGAGTAAAAATTATCTATATAGTCTAGACTTCCTCCACCTTGACTTTGGTAATAAATATATTTATACTTATCGATTATGCCTAGTTCTTTAGCAGGTCCAATCCCTTTGTCAATCATTCCTTGTAAATTTTCTTTGAAAAAGTTGAGATCTATTCCTGAAAGATATTGATAGTCTTCTTTGTCTAACTCAAATCTTGCAGCATCATCTTCATCATTGAATCTAAAGTTTACCCATTTATTATTTCCGCCAGCATATTGACCTCTACTTCCAAATAATAAGTTGTGCCACCAAACATCATGATCTACTCCAATATAATCTCCTGATTCATTAAAACGAATATTTTTAGCGCCATCAGGATCAACTCCAGAAATAGGATTGTTACCCATCCCTAAATAAAGAGATGCATATTGACCAGCGGGGTCAGTAGACAGCCATCTTCCAATTCTACCATCCCAAAGACGCAACTTAAAAGCTTCCATCCCAGTTTCCTTGTCAAATTCTTGCCCCTGAAAGGCGTAACGATAATTACTTAAAGAGTTGCGAGTTGGTAATTGCTCTCCAAAAGGGTAATAATCAGCATAAGATTTAATTACCGGGACAGCACCTTGTTTTTCTATTACCGCTCTTACATTGCCTAAGTGATCTGTAATTTCATAACTGCTTTTAGCACTTGGTTTATTATACACGCCTAAACGACTTAAACCATAAATTGGTAAATCGGTTTGAGTTATACTTCCTCCGGATGGCAGGTTATAAACAGCTATTGGATTCCCTGATAAGTCCACTGCATAAAAAGTTGTATTTTGTAAGGTAAAGTTTGTTGTATCATAACTTTCTTTTGCAATTCTCTGTCCTCTTTCATTGTAAAAGAACTTTACTAAAGTATTTGGACCTTTTTTCACTTCTGTCACTAATCCTTTCGTATTGTAAAAATAAAACAAATTTTCAGAAACATTTTGTCTTAATTGTCCAATATTATCATAAATATAATTTCCTTGTGCCTGATTTTCAATATCATTCACATCGGCAGTTACGGCTGCGCTTTCGGTAATACTATTTAGTTGGTTTCTGCCTGCATTCGTATAATTATAAGTCAAATTATCTACAACAGTTCCTGTTTCGTTGGTGCGTTGCAGTGTTCTTATATTTCCATTGGCATCATAGGTTAAGCCCTTTTCGGCTAAACTCGACGCAGGACTAATGGCAGCAGTTGCTGAATTGGTATTTCCAAAAGTAGCACTTGTTAACCAATTGTTGCGGTCATAATTATATAAATAGCCTTTTTGATTAGCAGAACTTCCAGAATAATCGCCTGCTATTCCTTTATTAGCCCAACGACTCGCTTTGATATTACCGTTATAATCGGCTCCAATTGTTGGCGAGGACGTGATATTTTTGCCTGTTCTTAAATAGTCACCATTATAATAATCTAATGTTAAACCAAATACATCGTTTGAGTCACCTCCGGGATCTTTACCGGCTTCTAAACTTGGATGATTAATACTTTTTAGCTGACCAGTTAGTGTATACACATAATCTAAACCTTGGGCTCCCTGAGCAATGTTTATTCGTTTTAGCTTACCAGTTTTGTAATAACTATAGTCAGCTTGTGTTGTAAAATTAATATTATCTGTTGAGGTTTCTACTTTTATTAAGACATTGTTTAAATCATAACTATATTGATGAACAAACATTTCATCTGCCTTGTTTTTATGAAACAGTGCTTTTTTGATATTGCCTCTATAATCGTATTCATAATTAATGGTTTTTGCTCCTAAGCCTTCATTATATTGCACTATCCATTCAACTCTGCCATAAATATCATAACTATACCAGGTAATTGCAGAAATACCTGTTGCGGATGATGTGTAAGTTACTGCAACATTTCCTGAAAGATTATTTTGAGGAGAATACTCCCAGATTCCAATTCCCTGAGATCTAAGAACCGCCGTTAAAGTTAAATTAGTTGGTAATTGAGATATATCTTCACTATCATAAATTGTATTAGATCGCTCTGATTTTCTATAGGAAAAATAACCCGGATCCTCAATTTCGGTTGTTAAGGGCCAAATACCATCAAAATTAATGACAGCTCCACGATCATTAACATTATTATATACACCACTTTCTACTGGTCTTCCCATGCTATCATAATCGGTGTACGATGCAAATTGATTGTTTATCGCCTGAAGCGCATTTTGAGAGAAACGTATTTGTCCATCTTTTCTATAGGCAAATTTACTAATACCTGCGTCCGGACTGGAAGTCTCGATTAGTTGCCCTAAGGCATTATATTTATAGGTAGATACAAAGTCTGTAGAAGTCATGTGTGTAGGCGTTCCTACAACATTACTAGTAGTTGTATAACCATTTGGCTGTATAGATCTAATTAATTGACCGGTTTTGTTATAAACATTAACAGCAAAATCATAATAATTTACGCTGTATGATATTCCTAAACCGCCGCTTTGGCCGGCTACGCCTCCATCAAATTGAATTATGTAGGTGTCGTAATCTTTAACAGGAGGATCAATTGCTACAATTCTATAGGCATTTCCTCCAACAAATGAAGAACTTGTTATTGGAGTAATCTCCAATCCTGTTTTTAAATCATAAGCTTTGTAAAGTGAATTATTTTGTATTAGAGATATTTGAGAAGATTGTATTCCTTTTGGAATATGTACATCTACATAACCCTGTGTGCCTATAAGGGATACAACGGGATAACTTGTTGCTCCTCCGGAACGAGCAGTAGCTAAAGGTTTCCCTTCACCATCAGTAAAAGTAACATTCTCATTTCCATTTGGGTCAACTGTAACTGTTTTAAAGTATTTACTAATAACTATTTCTTTACCACCAAATGTATATCCGTCAAAATAATCAGACCCATATACATAATACATTTCTTGTGCCGCAGGAACAGTGTAGGAGTAACCTGTTCTCCAGTCTCCATTTATTTTATTACCACTTACTGCATTTATTACATTTCCGGGATTTAGATTATCATAGTTTTTTTGAATAAAGGGCTGAGCTGCTGTTGCCTGATACGGTTCATCTGTATTATTATCACTATAGTAATTGCCTAAATTTGTACTAAGCGTATTATCCGGAAAGGTCATAGATGTGGCCGTAAAAACACCGCCACCTGTTGAAGTGGCATTAAATCCATCTTGCAACAAGATTGTTTTAGCTTTAAAACTCACTGTTAAACCTGGATTTATAGTAGAAACGCCCAAAATAAAATCACTTGCCTGTACCGTTTTACTAGTAGTAGTAGGACTTGTAACAGTTAATGAATTTGGTAATACGCTGGCACTGATTTCTTCAGGTGTTTTAAAGAAATTCGTTTTATCAAAAGTAGATAGGGGTGATGGAGCTATAAAAGATATTTTATCCGGTCTGGCAAAATTATCATAAGTAATCTCTGTACCCCAAATTTTATTAGTAACATAATCTTTAGATAAACTTACATTTGATTTTGCTAAATCATCAAAATAGGATCTGTTTTGACTTATTATATTTCCTTTACTATCATAGGATACATCGTGAATCCAGTTATTAAGTTTGTCATTAGGAACATCTAAAGCTAAACGTTCGTTAAGGTCTCTTGAAACATTCATGGAACAATTTCCAGGAAGGATAGGAGTTGTGTAGGTGTAAAAAACTAACCAGTTAGATTCAATTTTGGCACCAAAATTAGTGTTGTTTCCGTTATATTTTATAGTTCCTAAATCTGTATTTGGAACTATAGTACTTCCTAAACTTACAATTTGACCAGTTTTAAGTACGCAGTTTGCATCCCATCCTCCGCTTAAAGTAAGTGTTGCTTTACTGTAATGGATGTCGATTGTACCACCGGCACTTCCGCCACCTGAAGGGCTACAGGTGAAAATTCCCTGAAAAGGATAAGAATAAACTGCTCCATTAAGTGGACCTGTTCCATCAGGAAGATCTGCAGAAAGCGTAGTATTAACACCCGTAAAGTAAAAGGGAGAATAAAAAACCAATGCATTATTTTCAATTTTAGCATAAAATCCATTAAATGTCTTTCCGTCTGCCAATGTTATTGGTCCCAATTCCATATTTGGAACAGTGGGTGAAACATTTAAATTTTTTATTACGCCCACTTTCATTTGTTGTGGAGACCACGAACCTATTAATGTAAGTGTAAGGATATTATTTTTTATAGTTAAAGTTCCGCTACCCGCCCCAGATGTTGTTTTAATTAAATCTGAGGTCACTAAATTAATTGTAGTATCAGGATAATTGACCTGATCTGTCAAATGATAAGACATTATTTCTTTATTCCCCTCTGGTAAAGAAGGATTAGCAAAAACAATAACAGGTAATAAAATTAAATAATATATAAATATTTTCATCTTTTTAGAGTTAGTTTGAACATCATTTATTGAATATTTCATTCTTAATTTTACAAATACTTGTTGTTATAAGTGTTTGATTTTACTAATTTAAATCCTCCCATAACATTGTTTGCAGGATCTTCTATAACTTCAATATAAGTTCTGATTAATCTTCCGGCTGCGTCATATTCAAATCTTGTAGCGAGACCATTATTGCCAATAATGTGTGTTAATTCATCCCACTCATTATAGACATAACCAGCTATTGAAGATGATACAGGACGTATCATT
It contains:
- a CDS encoding RHS repeat domain-containing protein — its product is MKIFIYYLILLPVIVFANPSLPEGNKEIMSYHLTDQVNYPDTTINLVTSDLIKTTSGAGSGTLTIKNNILTLTLIGSWSPQQMKVGVIKNLNVSPTVPNMELGPITLADGKTFNGFYAKIENNALVFYSPFYFTGVNTTLSADLPDGTGPLNGAVYSYPFQGIFTCSPSGGGSAGGTIDIHYSKATLTLSGGWDANCVLKTGQIVSLGSTIVPNTDLGTIKYNGNNTNFGAKIESNWLVFYTYTTPILPGNCSMNVSRDLNERLALDVPNDKLNNWIHDVSYDSKGNIISQNRSYFDDLAKSNVSLSKDYVTNKIWGTEITYDNFARPDKISFIAPSPLSTFDKTNFFKTPEEISASVLPNSLTVTSPTTTSKTVQASDFILGVSTINPGLTVSFKAKTILLQDGFNATSTGGGVFTATSMTFPDNTLSTNLGNYYSDNNTDEPYQATAAQPFIQKNYDNLNPGNVINAVSGNKINGDWRTGYSYTVPAAQEMYYVYGSDYFDGYTFGGKEIVISKYFKTVTVDPNGNENVTFTDGEGKPLATARSGGATSYPVVSLIGTQGYVDVHIPKGIQSSQISLIQNNSLYKAYDLKTGLEITPITSSSFVGGNAYRIVAIDPPVKDYDTYIIQFDGGVAGQSGGLGISYSVNYYDFAVNVYNKTGQLIRSIQPNGYTTTSNVVGTPTHMTSTDFVSTYKYNALGQLIETSSPDAGISKFAYRKDGQIRFSQNALQAINNQFASYTDYDSMGRPVESGVYNNVNDRGAVINFDGIWPLTTEIEDPGYFSYRKSERSNTIYDSEDISQLPTNLTLTAVLRSQGIGIWEYSPQNNLSGNVAVTYTSSATGISAITWYSYDIYGRVEWIVQYNEGLGAKTINYEYDYRGNIKKALFHKNKADEMFVHQYSYDLNNVLIKVETSTDNINFTTQADYSYYKTGKLKRINIAQGAQGLDYVYTLTGQLKSINHPSLEAGKDPGGDSNDVFGLTLDYYNGDYLRTGKNITSSPTIGADYNGNIKASRWANKGIAGDYSGSSANQKGYLYNYDRNNWLTSATFGNTNSATAAISPASSLAEKGLTYDANGNIRTLQRTNETGTVVDNLTYNYTNAGRNQLNSITESAAVTADVNDIENQAQGNYIYDNIGQLRQNVSENLFYFYNTKGLVTEVKKGPNTLVKFFYNERGQRIAKESYDTTNFTLQNTTFYAVDLSGNPIAVYNLPSGGSITQTDLPIYGLSRLGVYNKPSAKSSYEITDHLGNVRAVIEKQGAVPVIKSYADYYPFGEQLPTRNSLSNYRYAFQGQEFDKETGMEAFKLRLWDGRIGRWLSTDPAGQYASLYLGMGNNPISGVDPDGAKNIRFNESGDYIGVDHDVWWHNLLFGSRGQYAGGNNKWVNFRFNDEDDAARFELDKEDYQYLSGIDLNFFKENLQGMIDKGIGPAKELGIIDKYKYIYYQSQGGGSLDYIDNFYSKKLHVFNGIAYNNPDAGNFAWAQSMSQLGISWGDVKFGSEFNGFWNGKYQNSQYSPRDDAFYKRITFFGDSAADQRAIHTGYNTHYIDGKWQTIIYQH
- a CDS encoding M20/M25/M40 family metallo-hydrolase — encoded protein: MKLDQNLKFKILLIFTVFANIVVNAQNDISAKTFYKHDKYLSSDKMQGRFPGTKGNNEAAAYIEKHFKKYGLKKFSDSYYQSFNLFVKEGLNKVKSDSVKTQNVVGYIEGSDEKLKNEYMVIGAHYDHWGWGGQNSGSKKKDEFAIHNGADDNASGVSALLCILEELSKAKIKPKRSIIFISFSGEEEGLLGSKYFVTHLPVEKTAVKVMLNMDMVGRLNAEKQIYMGGAGTFPEGVELMKKLGENSGLNPVIHAGEVGGSDHVSFYKSGISVIGFHTGGHPQYHTPEDDIDLINSDGGALVARYIYNALVEIADYPELYFINQG